The Candidatus Eisenbacteria bacterium genome includes a region encoding these proteins:
- a CDS encoding VOC family protein: protein MEAISRLGYLGFEVGDVAAWERFAVDALGLVVSDRRSDGSVAFRIDDQAQRIVVHPGSADDLAYAGFEVDDEATLRRLSETLNQAGFPAKDPGDDVARARRVKRVLRVEDPNGVPIELFHGPERAPDPFRSSLVPSGFVTGDEGLGHVVFAAMDPQATERFYCELLGMRLSDRIEVEMAPGFSLLITFLHANSRHHTVAFAAAPMPKRVHHFMLEVGAMDDVGHAYDRCLKAGIEIANTLGVHPNDRMFSFYARTPSGFDVEFGWGGRKIDDATWKVDRYDRMSVWGHHMPATLPSRGA, encoded by the coding sequence ATGGAGGCAATCTCACGCCTCGGATACCTCGGCTTCGAGGTCGGCGACGTCGCCGCCTGGGAGCGGTTCGCGGTCGACGCACTGGGCCTCGTCGTGTCCGACCGACGATCGGACGGCAGCGTCGCCTTCCGGATCGACGACCAGGCGCAGCGCATCGTCGTCCATCCGGGCTCTGCCGACGATCTCGCGTACGCCGGGTTCGAGGTTGACGACGAGGCGACGCTGCGCCGCTTGTCCGAAACGCTGAACCAGGCCGGATTCCCGGCGAAGGACCCGGGCGACGACGTCGCGCGCGCACGCCGCGTGAAGCGCGTGCTGCGCGTCGAGGATCCGAACGGCGTGCCGATCGAGCTGTTCCACGGGCCCGAGCGGGCGCCAGATCCCTTCCGGTCCTCGCTCGTCCCCTCCGGGTTCGTCACCGGTGACGAGGGCCTCGGCCACGTGGTGTTCGCCGCCATGGATCCGCAGGCGACCGAGCGGTTCTACTGCGAGCTCCTCGGCATGCGGCTCTCCGATCGGATCGAGGTCGAGATGGCGCCCGGGTTCTCGCTGCTCATCACGTTCCTCCACGCGAATTCGCGGCACCATACGGTGGCGTTCGCCGCTGCGCCGATGCCGAAGCGGGTGCATCACTTCATGCTCGAGGTGGGTGCCATGGACGACGTCGGCCACGCGTACGACCGTTGTCTCAAGGCCGGCATCGAGATCGCGAACACGCTCGGCGTGCACCCGAACGATCGCATGTTCTCGTTCTACGCGCGGACGCCGTCCGGCTTCGACGTCGAGTTCGGCTGGGGCGGTCGCAAGATCGACGACGCGACGTGGAAGGTGGATCGCTACGATCGGATGAGCGTCTGGGGCCATCACATGCCCGCCACGCTGCCGTCGCGCGGAGCCTGA